CGGAGTTGGCGCTGAACAGCGCCGGCTTCACGCCGTTCTCCTTGGCGAACGCCTTGCGGATCGGGTCGAGCAGTCCCGTGTACGTCGCCGGGTTGCTGCGCCGCGAACCGCGGATCGGGCTCTGGTCGACCGAGACCACGCCCTCCCCCGCCGGGATCGAGCCGTGCACGAGCGAGCTCTTGCCGGAACCGGCCACACCCGTCACGACGACGAGCACCCCGAGCGGGACGTCGACGTCGACCTTGCGCAGGTTGTTCGCCGTCGCGCCGCGGATCTCCATCGCACCGGTGGCCTCGCGCACCGTGTCCTTGACGGCAGCCCGGTCGTCGAAGTGGCGGCCGGTGATCGTGTCGCTCGCCCGCAGCCCCTCGACGGTGCCCTCGAAGCAGACGGTGCCACCGCCCGAACCGGCGCCCGGACCGAGGTCGACGACATGGTCGGCGATCACGATCGTCTCCGGCTTGTGCTCGACGACGAGCACCGTGTTGCCCTTGTCGCGCAGCCGCAGCAGCAGCTTGTTCATCCGCTCGATGTCGTGCGGGTGCAGGCCGATCGTGGGCTCGTCGAAGACGTAGGTGACATCGGTGAGCGAGGAGCCGAGGTGGCGGATCATCTTGACGCGCTGCGCCTCACCGCCCGACAGCGTGCCCGCGGGCCGGTCGAGCGAGAGGTAGCCGAGGCCGATCTCCACGAACGAGTCGAGGGTCTGCTGCAGCGCGTCGAGCAGCGGCGCCACCGACGGCTCCTTGATCCCGCGCACCCATTCGGCGAGGTCCCTGATCTCCATCGCACACGCGTCGGCGATGCTGGTCCGCTTGATCTTCGAGGAGCGGGCGCCCTCGCTCAGCCGCGTGCCGTCGCACTCGGGGCAGGTGGTGAAGGTGACCGCGCGCTCCACGAACGCCCGGATGTGCGGCTGCATCGCCTCCTTGTCCTTGGACAGGAACGACTTCTGGATCTTGGGGATCAGCCCCTCGTACGTGAGGTTGACGCCGTTGACCTTGACCTTGACCGGCTCCCCGTAGAGGAAGTCCCGCAGCTCCTTCTTGGTGTACTTGCGGATCGGCTTGTCCGGGTCGACGAAGCCGGACTGGGCGTAGACCTGCACCGTCCACTGGCTGTCCGACTTCCAGCCGGGGATGGTGAACGCACCCTCGGCGAGCGACTTGGTGTCGTCGTAGAGCTGGCTGAGGTCGATGTCGGAGACCGAGCCCCGGCCCTCGCAGCGCGTACACATGCCGCCGGTGCGCTGGAACGTCGCCTTCTCCGCCTTGGTCCTGTCACCCCGCTCGACGGTGATCGCACCGGTCGCCCGGACCGATGCGGTGTTGAAGGA
This genomic interval from Streptomyces sp. NBC_00464 contains the following:
- a CDS encoding excinuclease ABC subunit UvrA; its protein translation is MTRAKRADTASAVPHVGDSHDLIRVHGARVNNLKDVSVELPKRRLTVFTGVSGSGKSSLVFGTIAAESQRLINETYSAFVQGFMPTLARPEVDVLEGLTTAISVDQQRMGADPRSTVGTATDANAMLRILFSRLAKPHIGPPSAYSFNTASVRATGAITVERGDRTKAEKATFQRTGGMCTRCEGRGSVSDIDLSQLYDDTKSLAEGAFTIPGWKSDSQWTVQVYAQSGFVDPDKPIRKYTKKELRDFLYGEPVKVKVNGVNLTYEGLIPKIQKSFLSKDKEAMQPHIRAFVERAVTFTTCPECDGTRLSEGARSSKIKRTSIADACAMEIRDLAEWVRGIKEPSVAPLLDALQQTLDSFVEIGLGYLSLDRPAGTLSGGEAQRVKMIRHLGSSLTDVTYVFDEPTIGLHPHDIERMNKLLLRLRDKGNTVLVVEHKPETIVIADHVVDLGPGAGSGGGTVCFEGTVEGLRASDTITGRHFDDRAAVKDTVREATGAMEIRGATANNLRKVDVDVPLGVLVVVTGVAGSGKSSLVHGSIPAGEGVVSVDQSPIRGSRRSNPATYTGLLDPIRKAFAKENGVKPALFSANSEGACPTCNGAGVIYMDLAMMAGVATPCEDCEGKRFQPAVLEYKLGGRDISEVLAMSVAEAEEFFGAGEAHLPAAHRILDRLADVGLGYVSLGQPLTTLSGGERQRLKLATHMGDKGGVYVLDEPTTGLHLADVEQLLGLLDRLVDSGKSVIVVEHHQAVMAHADWIIDLGPGAGHDGGKVVFEGTPADLVEARSTLTGEHLAAYVGG